DNA from Acidobacteriota bacterium:
CGATCTGACGCCACGGGGCCTCGGATTGCATGGCGCTCACGGCCCGGGTCACCTGGCGTTCGGTGTGACCGAGGACGAGATCGACGTCTGGCGCGCGCATCTGGAGTGCCACGGCGTCGAGATCGAGCAGGAGATCGACTGGGGCGGCCGCAGGGGCCGATCGATCTACTTTCGCGACCCGGACGGAAACAGCCTGGAGTTCGCGACGTCTGCGTTGTGGGGCTTGGCCTAGCCGCCGGTCTGCGCTGCGACTTCCCTCTCTTCAAGGCGCGCGCCGCGCAGGGTATTCCCCAGGGAGTAGTTCCCCTCGTGACAGGCGTACTC
Protein-coding regions in this window:
- a CDS encoding VOC family protein, whose amino-acid sequence is MGEAPAGTTPTTRPRQLDHILEASLYVSDLQVAEVFYTEVLGLTFHSKLEGRHVFFRCGEQMVLLFNPVATADPDLTPRGLGLHGAHGPGHLAFGVTEDEIDVWRAHLECHGVEIEQEIDWGGRRGRSIYFRDPDGNSLEFATSALWGLA